A part of Paenibacillus sp. sptzw28 genomic DNA contains:
- a CDS encoding Ger(x)C family spore germination protein, whose translation MPGPKRVKTILLLLLLGLTFPLLAGCWDRLEIEERAVILAIAIDKAAGKEGLQESEVSHIKGAIPAPDTGQIRLTAQIAVPGRIPLGPGEGGGGSSSQKPVWVLSATGHSIDDAMMVLQQELADRIFLGHLRVIIVSEQVARRGMGDINDYLRRNPEVRRLAWLAVSRRNAGEMMKAAPQLERVPGLYLMAMFDHAVQMGKYPNEFIGVFWSKASSKGVEPILPVLEIKDSGNIEIKGLAYFKKDKLVGTSKPLEIGLYMALTNVHRGGYTGFVPMHGLAPSIMVRSTHRKTLTKVYFKDGEPRVNVHIFLEHNVEENILESFPIDKQRDLDEIAERDSALVKEAAAALIKETQKAGSDIFGFGEHFRAKMPGYWNRHVRTKTNWEEIYKDLPINVHATVRMRRVGMKAK comes from the coding sequence ATGCCGGGTCCGAAGAGAGTTAAGACGATCCTTTTGTTGCTGCTTCTGGGCTTAACGTTTCCTCTTCTGGCTGGCTGCTGGGACAGGCTTGAGATTGAAGAACGGGCTGTAATCCTCGCTATCGCTATTGACAAAGCAGCAGGAAAGGAGGGCCTCCAGGAAAGCGAAGTATCTCATATAAAAGGTGCAATACCGGCCCCTGATACCGGCCAAATCCGTCTTACAGCCCAAATAGCGGTTCCGGGGCGTATTCCTCTGGGACCGGGTGAAGGCGGCGGGGGAAGTTCCTCGCAGAAACCTGTTTGGGTTCTATCCGCAACCGGACATTCGATTGATGACGCGATGATGGTATTGCAGCAGGAGCTCGCCGACAGGATTTTTCTGGGGCATCTGCGCGTTATTATCGTCTCGGAACAAGTTGCCCGCAGAGGGATGGGGGATATAAACGATTATTTGCGGCGTAATCCGGAGGTGCGGCGGCTCGCTTGGTTAGCCGTCTCGCGTAGAAACGCGGGTGAGATGATGAAAGCGGCTCCGCAGCTGGAGAGAGTACCGGGTCTGTATTTGATGGCCATGTTTGATCATGCCGTGCAGATGGGCAAGTATCCAAACGAATTTATCGGCGTATTTTGGAGCAAGGCTTCAAGCAAAGGAGTTGAACCGATACTCCCTGTGCTGGAGATCAAGGATAGCGGAAACATCGAAATAAAAGGGCTGGCTTACTTCAAAAAAGATAAACTCGTCGGGACTTCAAAACCTTTGGAAATCGGCCTATACATGGCTTTAACCAATGTGCACCGCGGTGGATATACCGGATTCGTTCCTATGCACGGTTTGGCTCCCTCTATCATGGTTAGATCCACACACAGGAAAACGCTGACGAAGGTTTACTTCAAAGATGGAGAACCGCGTGTGAATGTACATATATTTCTCGAACATAACGTTGAAGAAAATATACTGGAGTCCTTCCCTATCGATAAACAAAGAGATTTGGATGAAATTGCTGAGCGGGATTCGGCTTTGGTTAAAGAAGCGGCTGCTGCCCTTATTAAGGAGACACAGAAGGCAGGCTCGGATATTTTCGGCTTTGGGGAGCATTTTCGGGCCAAAATGCCAGGCTATTGGAACCGGCACGTCCGGACGAAAACGAACTGGGAGGAGATTTATAAAGATTTGCCGATCAACGTCCATGCTACCGTGCGCATGCGGCGAGTCGGGATGAAAGCCAAATAA
- a CDS encoding transglycosylase domain-containing protein, with amino-acid sequence MKPVINKRSNSGRAWNRIIISAILAASLLSLLAWAVFRLLVAGQDITRLDKPLPAATIIYDQKGKEATRISLNSFEPVSYDSLPKQLVDAVVAVEDKRFFEHDGMDIWGIIRALFTNLTNGRTVQGASTVTQQLAKNVFLSQERTWSRKWNEVLLAKKIEEHYSKPEIMEMYLNRIYFGEGAWGIKRAAAVYFGKPVNRLSLAESAMLAGIVKAPSALSPYKNPEKARERRNIVLQLMKEQGKISPDMFDKAVREPVKLQGSRPDRGEAVKYPYYVDQIVREASLKYGMTENEVLHGGLRIYTTLDTKMQQAAERVYAQEALFPESTADQLIQSGAVLVDPRDGGIKALIGGRGKQPFRGFNRAVQLKRQPGSTMKPISVYTPAFEQGYSPGDILLDEPINIGGYQPKNAGGAYHGEVSIYESIVHSYNVPAVRLLNDIGIDAGMEASERFGIRLTDADRTLGLALGGLQEGVSPLEMAEAFGAFANNGTRMPAHSIVRIESADDEILAEADHDAGLKVTEPSVAHTMTSVLQGVVREGTGEAAALPDRPVAGKTGTTEMPGSGGQGAKDNWFVGYTPQLVGAVWLGYDHTDGGHYLTTTSKAAAAVFQALMTEALKDEPVLAFPQSKAAQAGKDDERGNYDSKEEKWKPDKDRGKKDDDNKESGEDKHEKRKDKENGKKEGKGKD; translated from the coding sequence ATGAAACCGGTTATTAATAAGCGGTCAAACAGTGGAAGAGCATGGAACAGGATTATTATTAGCGCAATATTGGCAGCGAGTTTATTAAGCCTCTTGGCTTGGGCGGTATTCCGCTTGTTGGTGGCGGGGCAGGATATAACGCGGCTCGACAAGCCGCTGCCGGCTGCAACCATTATCTATGACCAGAAGGGGAAGGAAGCGACCCGGATTTCACTTAATTCCTTCGAGCCCGTAAGCTATGACAGCCTGCCGAAGCAATTGGTTGACGCGGTTGTCGCGGTTGAGGATAAACGATTTTTCGAGCATGACGGGATGGATATATGGGGGATTATACGTGCGCTGTTTACAAATTTGACGAACGGGAGAACCGTTCAGGGAGCAAGTACGGTTACCCAGCAGTTGGCCAAAAACGTCTTTTTGTCCCAGGAGCGAACCTGGTCGAGGAAATGGAACGAAGTTCTGCTGGCCAAAAAAATCGAGGAACACTATAGTAAGCCTGAAATCATGGAAATGTATTTGAACCGGATTTATTTCGGTGAAGGGGCTTGGGGAATCAAGCGGGCCGCTGCAGTTTATTTCGGCAAGCCGGTCAATCGGCTCAGCCTTGCCGAGTCCGCTATGCTGGCGGGCATCGTCAAGGCGCCTTCAGCACTATCGCCGTATAAAAACCCGGAGAAGGCCAGGGAACGCCGTAACATCGTGCTTCAGCTTATGAAGGAGCAGGGCAAAATCAGCCCGGATATGTTCGATAAGGCAGTTCGGGAACCGGTTAAGCTTCAAGGGTCCAGACCCGATCGCGGCGAAGCGGTCAAATATCCTTACTATGTGGATCAGATCGTACGCGAAGCCTCGCTTAAGTATGGCATGACCGAAAATGAGGTGCTTCATGGAGGGCTGCGTATCTATACCACCCTGGATACGAAAATGCAGCAGGCGGCCGAACGGGTTTATGCACAGGAAGCATTGTTCCCCGAGAGCACGGCGGATCAGCTTATCCAAAGCGGCGCCGTTCTGGTCGATCCGCGCGACGGCGGTATCAAAGCGCTAATTGGAGGACGGGGCAAGCAGCCTTTTCGCGGATTTAACCGGGCCGTCCAGCTTAAGCGTCAGCCCGGCTCTACCATGAAGCCGATTTCGGTATACACGCCCGCCTTCGAACAAGGCTATAGCCCGGGCGATATACTGCTGGACGAGCCGATTAATATCGGAGGGTACCAGCCGAAAAATGCGGGAGGAGCTTATCATGGCGAGGTATCGATTTATGAGTCGATCGTACATTCGTACAACGTACCGGCTGTCCGCTTGCTGAACGATATCGGCATCGACGCGGGTATGGAAGCTTCAGAACGGTTCGGTATCCGGCTTACCGATGCAGACCGGACGCTGGGTCTTGCTTTGGGCGGCTTGCAGGAAGGCGTATCGCCTCTGGAGATGGCAGAGGCATTCGGCGCATTTGCCAATAACGGTACCCGGATGCCGGCTCATTCGATTGTCCGAATCGAGTCCGCCGATGATGAGATTCTGGCAGAGGCAGATCACGACGCGGGATTGAAAGTGACGGAACCGTCCGTTGCCCATACGATGACGTCAGTGCTTCAAGGCGTTGTCAGGGAAGGTACCGGCGAGGCTGCTGCCCTGCCTGATCGACCGGTTGCCGGCAAGACGGGAACGACGGAAATGCCGGGTTCAGGCGGACAGGGGGCCAAAGACAACTGGTTCGTGGGGTATACCCCGCAGCTTGTCGGAGCCGTGTGGCTGGGATACGATCATACGGATGGGGGTCATTATTTGACGACAACCTCCAAAGCGGCAGCGGCGGTTTTCCAGGCATTGATGACTGAGGCGCTTAAGGATGAGCCTGTTCTCGCTTTTCCTCAATCGAAGGCCGCCCAAGCCGGCAAAGACGATGAACGCGGGAATTATGACTCGAAGGAAGAGAAATGGAAACCGGACAAAGACCGCGGGAAGAAAGACGATGATAATAAGGAGTCGGGAGAAGACAAGCATGAAAAGCGGAAAGACAAGGAGAATGGCAAGAAGGAAGGAAAAGGAAAAGATTGA
- a CDS encoding endospore germination permease: MRQITAIQTAAILISTIIGVGVLAHPRLAVLAADTGAPIVTVLGALLGIAGLSLVTILGVRFPQKSIAQYSEMILGKWISHLASFCIILFFAELTALASREFGEVVVTSVLKQTPIEVTVIVMLLLAAMIARKDIRTFAYVHLFYLPFIILPGLVIVTLSLKNARVLNLLPVWGAGPDGVFSGILTIATLFQGSFIMTLVIPFMRQPRKAYISAFWGWLIAGGFYVLIVIATVAVFGTEEIKLMLWPTLELAKATSLPANILERLDAAFLAVWVTAVFTTLFSSYYLTMKTMTQLLHLRDHQMFSYFILPFIFLLAMLPQSVLQLYEIIEIVGRIGLIITIGYPSLLLAIALIRKQRGEPNAGSEES; encoded by the coding sequence ATGCGCCAAATCACAGCGATTCAAACGGCGGCGATACTCATTAGCACCATCATTGGAGTCGGAGTTCTTGCACACCCCCGATTGGCCGTACTTGCAGCAGATACCGGAGCTCCTATCGTGACAGTGCTGGGAGCTCTTCTTGGTATAGCGGGACTGTCTCTGGTTACGATACTGGGTGTCCGTTTTCCACAAAAATCAATTGCACAATACAGTGAAATGATATTGGGAAAGTGGATCTCCCATCTTGCCAGCTTTTGCATTATCCTATTCTTCGCTGAGCTGACCGCGCTTGCATCGCGTGAATTCGGCGAGGTGGTCGTCACTTCCGTACTCAAACAAACGCCCATAGAAGTGACGGTTATTGTCATGCTGCTGCTTGCCGCAATGATCGCAAGAAAAGATATCAGAACGTTCGCTTATGTCCATTTATTTTATTTGCCATTTATTATATTGCCTGGCCTCGTGATCGTAACGCTATCTTTGAAAAATGCCAGAGTATTAAATTTGTTGCCGGTTTGGGGTGCCGGCCCTGACGGCGTGTTCTCGGGAATACTAACCATCGCCACCTTGTTTCAAGGATCTTTCATAATGACCTTGGTCATCCCTTTTATGCGCCAACCCCGGAAAGCGTACATATCGGCATTCTGGGGTTGGCTAATTGCGGGAGGTTTCTATGTGCTCATCGTTATTGCGACGGTGGCGGTTTTCGGAACGGAAGAAATCAAGCTGATGCTATGGCCTACGCTGGAATTAGCCAAAGCAACCTCGCTTCCGGCAAATATATTGGAGAGACTGGACGCCGCCTTTCTGGCAGTCTGGGTCACCGCAGTGTTTACGACACTTTTTTCCAGCTACTATTTGACGATGAAAACCATGACTCAGCTGCTGCATTTGCGCGATCATCAGATGTTTTCGTATTTTATTCTTCCGTTTATCTTTTTGCTCGCCATGCTCCCGCAGAGTGTGCTGCAATTGTACGAGATTATTGAGATTGTCGGTCGAATTGGCCTCATTATCACGATTGGCTATCCCAGCTTGCTGCTTGCAATTGCTCTCATCCGTAAACAAAGGGGTGAACCGAATGCCGGGTCCGAAGAGAGTTAA
- a CDS encoding family 10 glycosylhydrolase, with the protein MRLRKYTVLLLFTVLFFSIMIVSVQAQDARRIGIYLDGQEIKSDVSPYILPKAGVTLVPLRVISEGLGAGVDWTQRTKTVTISWPATTIKLTVGQPYAYVKGSRASLGVPVESRLDRVMVPLRFVGEQLGLKVNWNPSDSTISLISPGVTEPAAGDGGEAGRAGLRGVWVSTVFNLDWPTTGSYGNSLKQQEEFRKLLDDLQAIGMNTVFVQIRPAGDALYPSSLVPWSRFLTGTSGKAPDYDPLAFMIDETHKRGMEFHAWFNPFRATESSAAANVENLADSHVVKQHPEWIVNSNNKLYINPGIPAARQHIIDAIMEVVDQYEVDGVHLDDYFYPTDAPFSDDLTFRTYNDKQIAGIADWRRDNINEFVRQLGESIHSAKPQVQFGISPFGVWRNKAMDPTGSDTRASITAFDSMYADVRTWVKQEWIDYVIPQIYWSFSFDKARYDTLVDWWANEVRGTNVKLYIGHAGYKLGTSEAGWQSAQELIDQLQYSAALVPEVSGDVFISAKDLRKNPLGLIEALQAYYKLK; encoded by the coding sequence ATGAGATTACGGAAATACACGGTCCTGCTGCTCTTTACAGTGTTGTTCTTCTCTATAATGATTGTTTCGGTTCAAGCCCAGGATGCCCGGAGAATCGGTATTTATTTGGATGGACAGGAGATTAAGAGCGACGTATCCCCGTATATTTTGCCGAAAGCCGGCGTTACTTTGGTGCCTTTGCGGGTGATAAGCGAAGGGCTTGGAGCGGGGGTGGACTGGACGCAAAGAACGAAGACCGTAACGATAAGTTGGCCGGCAACGACGATCAAGCTGACCGTCGGTCAGCCTTATGCATATGTGAAAGGAAGCCGCGCATCATTAGGAGTGCCGGTCGAATCCAGATTGGACAGGGTGATGGTACCGCTTCGATTTGTCGGTGAGCAGCTCGGTCTTAAGGTTAATTGGAATCCATCCGATTCAACGATTTCTCTTATCTCCCCCGGTGTAACTGAACCGGCGGCCGGTGACGGCGGTGAGGCGGGACGCGCAGGTCTCAGGGGGGTATGGGTCTCAACGGTGTTCAATCTGGATTGGCCTACAACCGGCTCCTATGGAAATTCGCTTAAGCAGCAGGAGGAATTCCGGAAGCTGCTGGATGATTTGCAAGCTATAGGGATGAACACGGTTTTTGTTCAAATCCGTCCCGCCGGCGACGCTTTATATCCCTCCTCGCTTGTCCCGTGGTCCAGATTCCTGACGGGAACGAGCGGGAAAGCACCGGATTACGATCCGCTTGCCTTCATGATTGATGAGACCCACAAGCGCGGAATGGAATTTCATGCCTGGTTCAATCCGTTCCGGGCAACCGAATCGAGCGCCGCAGCGAACGTTGAAAATTTGGCTGACAGCCATGTAGTGAAGCAGCATCCGGAGTGGATCGTGAATTCGAACAACAAGCTCTACATTAATCCCGGAATTCCCGCAGCGCGCCAGCATATTATCGATGCGATAATGGAAGTGGTCGATCAGTATGAGGTTGACGGCGTTCATCTCGACGATTACTTCTACCCTACTGATGCGCCGTTCAGTGACGATCTTACGTTCCGGACCTATAACGACAAACAGATAGCCGGCATTGCCGATTGGCGCAGGGACAATATCAATGAATTCGTGCGGCAGTTGGGAGAATCCATTCACAGTGCGAAACCGCAGGTCCAATTCGGTATCAGTCCATTTGGCGTTTGGCGCAACAAGGCGATGGATCCCACGGGTTCCGACACAAGGGCCAGCATTACTGCATTTGATTCGATGTATGCGGACGTGCGGACATGGGTCAAGCAGGAATGGATCGATTATGTCATCCCGCAAATTTATTGGAGTTTCTCGTTTGACAAGGCACGTTATGACACATTGGTCGATTGGTGGGCCAATGAGGTACGGGGCACGAATGTGAAGCTCTATATCGGCCATGCTGGATATAAGCTTGGCACATCCGAAGCAGGATGGCAAAGCGCACAGGAACTCATCGACCAACTCCAGTATAGCGCCGCACTTGTTCCCGAAGTAAGCGGAGATGTATTCATCAGCGCCAAGGATTTAAGGAAAAATCCTCTCGGGCTGATTGAAGCGCTCCAAGCGTATTACAAACTGAAATAA
- a CDS encoding MDR family MFS transporter has translation MSIEQPKAGLITSALLMGLVLSSIDQTIVSTAMPTVINKLNGLNLYSWVFTVYMLASTTTMPIYGKMADLFGRRRIYMTGLTLFLIGSALCGFAGNMTELIVFRGIQGLGAGALMPVAFAIVADIYPPGKIGKFQGLFGAVFAISSICGPTVGGFVVEYLNWGWIFFINLPIGIPALFIVGMALKESKSHEKRIIDWSGAITLCAAVVSLLLALVMAGSGDGAHYAWESPQITGLLGSGAVFLTLFLWIETKAKEPIVPLRLFKIRTIAFGNIAGFFVSAGLFGAIAYIPLYVQGVIGVSPSVAGYILTPLMLSTVITSNAGGRLMGKASYRTILVPSIAMMAAGFILLSQMTADTTIFEIVLYLIITGLGMGAVYPTLGTAAITAVDTHNRGTASSSSQFFRSIGGTIGVSVFGWLLTRRMSGTDTQALLDSGRRAALTGEALLTLENLFSRSLAQLFLLGAVFVGISLIASILLGNARLIKPQRNASQDEAV, from the coding sequence GTGTCAATTGAACAACCGAAGGCCGGCTTGATTACGAGCGCATTATTAATGGGACTGGTCCTCTCGTCTATCGATCAAACCATCGTGTCTACGGCTATGCCGACCGTTATCAACAAGCTGAACGGACTTAATCTGTACAGCTGGGTTTTTACCGTCTATATGCTGGCTTCAACAACAACAATGCCGATTTACGGCAAGATGGCCGATTTGTTCGGACGCAGAAGGATTTATATGACCGGCCTGACCCTGTTTCTGATCGGCTCCGCTCTATGCGGCTTTGCCGGTAATATGACCGAATTGATTGTTTTCAGAGGAATTCAAGGCCTTGGTGCCGGAGCCTTAATGCCGGTTGCCTTTGCCATCGTCGCCGATATATACCCTCCAGGGAAAATCGGCAAATTCCAAGGCTTGTTCGGAGCCGTGTTCGCGATATCCAGTATATGCGGCCCGACTGTCGGAGGGTTTGTTGTCGAATATTTGAATTGGGGATGGATATTTTTTATTAACCTTCCGATCGGAATTCCCGCTCTCTTCATCGTGGGAATGGCATTGAAGGAGAGTAAGAGTCACGAGAAACGAATCATCGACTGGTCTGGCGCCATCACGTTGTGTGCAGCTGTCGTTTCTTTATTGCTGGCTTTGGTAATGGCCGGAAGCGGAGACGGTGCACATTATGCCTGGGAATCACCGCAAATTACCGGATTGCTCGGCAGCGGAGCAGTATTTCTAACACTTTTTCTATGGATTGAAACGAAGGCGAAAGAACCGATTGTCCCACTCCGTCTGTTCAAGATACGCACTATCGCATTCGGAAATATCGCCGGTTTTTTCGTAAGCGCGGGCCTGTTTGGCGCGATCGCTTACATTCCATTGTACGTACAAGGCGTAATCGGGGTCAGTCCTTCCGTCGCCGGCTATATATTAACTCCCCTCATGCTCTCTACGGTTATCACTTCGAATGCCGGAGGGCGTTTAATGGGTAAAGCTTCCTATCGTACCATTCTCGTACCAAGCATTGCCATGATGGCGGCAGGCTTTATCCTTCTCAGTCAAATGACCGCAGACACGACGATATTTGAAATTGTTCTGTACTTGATCATCACCGGTCTTGGGATGGGGGCTGTTTATCCGACGCTCGGCACCGCCGCGATAACCGCGGTAGATACGCATAATCGCGGAACTGCCTCCTCCTCCTCGCAATTTTTCCGGTCCATTGGCGGGACGATCGGTGTCAGCGTATTCGGCTGGCTGCTGACCCGGAGAATGTCGGGAACAGATACGCAAGCCCTTCTGGACAGCGGCAGACGCGCAGCCCTCACTGGGGAAGCTTTGCTGACACTAGAGAACCTGTTCAGCCGCTCGCTTGCGCAATTGTTCCTGCTCGGTGCGGTCTTTGTCGGAATCAGTCTGATTGCAAGCATCCTGCTCGGAAATGCGCGGTTAATCAAACCGCAACGGAACGCGTCTCAAGACGAAGCTGTCTGA
- a CDS encoding alpha/beta hydrolase, whose translation MRSSHFRLSEDNLYVYKWEPYEADRSVGIIQLVHGSCEHGGRYEDFARYLTEQGYIVYASDLRGHGKSAANSADLGYFGERDGWNKMVADLGLVTRRAGEEHPGLKIIMLGHSMGSFLARHYATLFGSEIDGLILVGTAHQSRFLLKMAKLLALIEIRVFGIRHRSTFLTRLSYDTFNNRIVPARTKQDWLTRDEAVVDRFIEDNCCGFVLTAGGFRDMFNGLLYITDPVNIRRTRKDLPIFLLSGQEDPVGSYGKMVRRAYDRYRTAGVSDLQVKLYKEMRHELLNERGREQVYCDILEWVTGKRESNNK comes from the coding sequence TTGAGAAGCTCCCATTTTCGCTTGTCCGAGGATAATCTTTATGTTTATAAATGGGAACCGTACGAAGCGGACCGGAGCGTCGGCATTATTCAATTGGTTCACGGTTCCTGCGAGCATGGAGGCCGATATGAAGATTTCGCCCGCTATCTGACAGAGCAGGGATACATCGTCTACGCAAGCGATCTTAGAGGTCATGGCAAATCGGCTGCCAATTCGGCGGATCTCGGCTATTTTGGAGAGCGGGACGGCTGGAACAAAATGGTTGCAGACCTTGGTCTAGTAACGAGGCGTGCCGGGGAAGAACACCCCGGCTTGAAAATCATTATGTTGGGCCATAGTATGGGGTCTTTCCTCGCACGTCATTATGCAACTCTGTTCGGCAGTGAAATCGATGGACTCATATTGGTGGGAACTGCCCACCAGTCGAGGTTCCTTCTAAAAATGGCGAAGCTTCTTGCGCTTATTGAAATTCGAGTCTTTGGAATCAGGCATCGAAGCACCTTTTTAACCAGATTGTCATACGACACGTTCAACAATCGGATCGTACCGGCCAGGACCAAGCAGGACTGGCTTACTCGTGATGAAGCGGTTGTAGACCGTTTCATAGAGGACAATTGCTGCGGTTTTGTCTTAACGGCCGGTGGCTTTCGGGATATGTTTAACGGGCTGCTCTATATTACCGACCCGGTCAACATAAGGCGTACGAGAAAGGATTTGCCGATTTTCTTATTATCCGGACAGGAAGACCCCGTTGGCTCCTACGGTAAAATGGTGCGAAGGGCTTACGACCGGTACCGGACTGCAGGCGTTTCCGATCTTCAAGTAAAGCTGTATAAAGAAATGCGCCATGAATTGCTGAATGAAAGAGGCAGGGAACAAGTCTACTGCGATATCTTGGAATGGGTAACGGGTAAGCGGGAATCGAATAATAAATAG
- a CDS encoding CLC_0170 family protein, with protein MFQQNIGYLNFIVLIFVCSGYLILRVDVKHYTKANLVQEGRLARFLGWTNISLGITVLVFSIISSVVASLM; from the coding sequence ATGTTTCAGCAGAACATCGGTTACCTTAATTTCATCGTACTCATATTCGTCTGTTCGGGATATTTAATCCTGCGGGTGGATGTGAAACATTATACTAAAGCGAATTTGGTGCAGGAGGGGAGACTCGCCCGTTTCTTAGGTTGGACGAACATCAGCTTAGGAATCACGGTCTTGGTTTTCTCGATTATCTCCTCAGTGGTTGCTTCGTTAATGTAA
- a CDS encoding GDSL-type esterase/lipase family protein produces MSLNTDMPTIRPGNFAIAAPADRMRHTYDAWNEQIVYHRMPVQFLFIGESITEFWDLQTYFGRAGDYVVNRGISGDITAHMVRRFAADVLQLKPKFVHIMGGTNNTWRLDAFEPWERTTPEDIFQGTISDFCRMIRLAKAIGIIPIIGSNLPTGRGIPCFTYEPLLSCRDNSVALRNELINQINQGLRLLAVKEQAVYVDYHSYMTGPDGRTLRSELASDGLHPNVLGYNIMAEVLRSTLQAVRIEI; encoded by the coding sequence ATGTCATTGAATACGGATATGCCCACTATTCGGCCGGGAAACTTCGCCATTGCAGCTCCCGCGGATCGTATGCGCCACACTTACGATGCCTGGAACGAGCAAATTGTTTATCATAGAATGCCTGTACAATTTCTGTTTATCGGAGAATCGATAACGGAATTTTGGGACTTGCAGACGTACTTCGGACGAGCTGGAGATTACGTAGTGAACCGGGGTATTTCAGGTGATATAACAGCACATATGGTAAGAAGGTTTGCCGCAGATGTTCTGCAATTGAAACCGAAATTTGTGCATATTATGGGAGGCACGAACAATACGTGGAGGCTGGATGCATTTGAGCCTTGGGAGAGAACGACGCCCGAAGATATTTTCCAAGGGACGATATCAGACTTCTGCCGCATGATCCGACTGGCAAAAGCAATCGGTATTATCCCGATCATCGGATCGAATTTACCAACCGGAAGAGGAATTCCATGCTTTACGTACGAGCCGCTGCTTTCCTGCCGGGACAACAGCGTTGCCCTACGCAATGAGCTGATAAATCAAATAAACCAAGGACTGCGGCTCCTTGCAGTCAAAGAACAAGCGGTTTACGTTGACTACCATTCGTATATGACAGGTCCGGACGGAAGAACATTGCGCTCTGAGCTAGCCTCAGACGGACTTCATCCCAATGTACTGGGCTACAATATTATGGCAGAGGTCCTGCGGAGTACGCTGCAAGCTGTACGCATCGAAATTTGA